The Fusarium keratoplasticum isolate Fu6.1 chromosome 4, whole genome shotgun sequence genome contains the following window.
CTCATTCTCTCACACCCACACAATCTAGATTCCGCCTTTGTGTCTTCCTGTCCGCGGAGAACACGCCTCGCACACCCATAGTAGAGCAGGGCGTACGAGTCAATTGCTCTCCCTCTACGCACTGTCTGAATCATTCGActcaaaaaaaaaaccgTATTCGGGGGCCCGTGCTAGACCGACGACATACGTGGTGTTCTTTTTCGATTGCCATGTCACGACTGGGGAACACTCACAAACCGTAGCCTCGCTTCCCCGTACCTTAGATCAACGCAGGCTTTAATGCGCTGCTGCGCTGGTCCCTCTGACTCTGGCCTGCCCTTTGCTTCTGCAGTAGCTAAGCTAGACGAGCCAAACGGGCCGCGCTCGCCCGTCCGGGGGCGGGCGGGAAGACAAGGCCAGGAGGGGAATCCTCTAGCTCTGCATTACATTACATTGCATTTACATattgggatggatggatggcttcactGCAGCATATAATAGTTATTGTTAGGTGTCCATCATGTCATGACTACATAACCTCACGGCTTCTCTTCCCCCCGGAATACTAAAGACAGAAAAGACCATTGCATTGTGCACCCGCATTTGCATCGCGTCGCATTACATCGCATCGCATTCCCAGGGGTACAAGGCTATTCCTGCTAATCTAATCTTCCACTCTCGTCAGGCCACGCAGTGCATCCAGCAGGGTCTCTAAAAGAGGTCACCCACCGTTGATGACACCCTGCCCGATCTCTGCCCTCTTCATAGCTTCCATCCTTCTATGTAGGTAGTAGTAGCTGTACTGTACCTTGTAAAGAGTGTGGTGTGATGCTGCTTACCCGCCATCTTTCAACGGCTTGCAGGGACTGGGGGTTCATGCCTGCTGAAATCCAACTCTGCTCTGTCCCAGCAGCGGATCAAGCGCTgtaaagagaaagagaggcATTTAAACTCATCCCGGCAGCTcagctcaacaacctctCGCCATCTCGGGCCTGGTCCCCGTTTTGGGCCGATTCGGCGACCTTACAATCCATTAGCTCTTCTCGCCTCATCTGATCTCATCTGATTCCGTTTCTTCCAAAAAAGATGCCGAAACAACCAAGGTAGCATCACAACTGGGGAGAGGCGTGTGCCCAATGCAAGAGTTTGTGTCTTTGTCTAGGtagtcagccagccacatcTTGTCTGTCAATGTCAATGTCAAGCCAGCTGTAAAGAATCCTTGTACTCTGTCATTACACAtgatttctttctttctttctcatCTACTTCCCCAGTCTGGGAGCTAGCCCATATCCGAGCTACCCAGAGCTTCAAAATCCCATCTCATACATACagtatcatcatcatccttccCTACCCCCCAATCCCACCTATGCCTAATGCCAATGCCAGAAACCTGCCCTGCGCCGTTTTCCATGTCCTCCCCTGTACCATTGCCCGCTTGGTATATAGATGACCATGACCATGaaatgatgatgatgacgaatATGAAAAAAGCGAACGATCCCGAGTCTTGCGGTACTCGTcccaatccaatccaatccaaaGAAAGAAACCCCTCCCCCAACATCCATTGTCGTATCCGTCCTATCATCGTCCCATTGTTCCTGCATATGGTCGTGACTCTCTGCCACCCTCATGCTTCACTCCAGCCAATCGTCCACAACCTCCGTCATGCAACCTCCACAATGCCATGCTTCTTTGCCTCCCCCAGCCCCATTGTGTCCCAAAGTGTGTGTCGAGAAGTGGTGTGTGCGTGTCTCCAAGTGTCGAGTTCTTCTCTGAAGACTCAATTCCAGCCCAAAACGCCTTGCGGCTTCCTCTATAAAGGTCCCATCCCAGTAGGTATCATTGTAAATGAAGAACGTCatgtaaaaaaaaaaaaagaaaaaaagaaagtaTAATAGGAAATGTCCATTCTTGAAACCCCAGAAGGGGCCAAGAGAGATAAGAAGCGAATGATAATGCCTCATAAAGGACAAGGGAGCACATGCTCCCGATCCCGGTCCTCGGCGGCTGGCAAATACCTGCATCGCCTTGTGAGACGGACCTACGCCGCCCTCATGGAAAAGAAGGTGAGGGTACAACTTGTTGCTGGGATGACCCATGGGGCCTCAACCAGCATGCTCGCGCCCACTACCCTTCAAAGGCCAGCTGTTGAAGGCTCTGTAGAAGCGGTGCTGGGGTGAGGCTCAGATCAACAAGAAGTCCCATCCCTTCATCTCCATGACATCCCGCCAGTGGATGTGCGGTTGGGTCATCTCAGACGCCGAAGACCCGGGCGAGCTAGCGCCCGAGAGGTTATCATTCTGCAGCCAGACCTCGTGCAGAAGAGTCGCCACGCGACCCATCGACCCAAACTTGGCCAGGTCACCCAGCTGAGCAAGGCGGTCCTCAAAGAAGGCCCGGAACGTGCTGCCAGGGACGCTGATGGAGCCGCCAATCAGGTAGACCCAGGCAAGGTTGCGGTCAAACCCGTTGGGGCCAGAGGGGATATGCTGAAGCACCGAGGtcagcttctcaaccaggCCCATGGGAGAGGGCTGGTTGGGGTTGAAGCCGGGGACCAGGCTGCAAAGGAAGATGCGCGCAGCAATGCGGAAAGCCATTGTCATGTTCTTGGACAGCTGCTTGGGCGAAAGGCTGCCATTGGCATTGAAGGGCATCTTGGGGCCTGCATCGCCCATCTCGGTCAAGCTGATCTGCTCACCAAGAGCCGAGACGTGCTGGCAGAGAGTAAAGTCGTCCATGCCGTCCTTCTTGAGGGACTCGAGGCAGGCAATCTCTGAGATGAGGTACATGACCCGGTCGTCGCAGCCCATGAGCTCTCGCAGGCCAAGACTGGGGTTGACTTGTGAAAGGTGCTTCTCACGGTAGGTATGGGCAAAGGTTGGTGATCGTCCCTTCATGGTGGCGCCAAGGATGTCAATCCAAGAGGTGAGTGACATGTTGAAGGGAGTCTGCATCGAGGCCCTAGTGGGGTCGGCAACGATGCCGGGGAGATCGAGCTTCTGCACAAGGCTGATGGCGGCTTGGAAGTGTTGGTGCCAGGGGATGTCGAGCAGGCCATCGTCATATCGGCCGACCACGgactggaagaagatgaggccgAGGGTGGCTTCAAGGATTTGCTGGTGgttctcatccttcttcagggCTTCACAGAGAGCCCAGATGGTAGCGTAGCGGTGGCGCATAATGTCACCGTCAATGTCCTCGCCGGCGACGTTGGCGTGCGACTTGCGGTGCTGGGCAGCGACGCTGAGGCAGCAGTGCAAATAGGCGCTGTTGGACTGAAGGGCGGGAAGGATCAGGTCAGAGCTGACCGAACCATGTTGGTTTGACTCGAGGATGGGGAAGATTGTTGGCAGAACGAACTGGATGAAGTGATCCAGCAGGCGCTGGTCattctcctcgagctcgatcTGGATCTGTCTGGTCTCGGCCGAGGGGCCGTGGGAGAAGTCGAAGAAGTTGCAGTTCAACGTCTCCTCAGAGAGCGACTCCTTGCGGATCTGCTCAGTCCACTCACTGTCGAGAGGGCCTGGAGGCAGAACTGTGCcggcgggaggaggagtctGGAAAGTGCTAAAGGTGGAGATGTGCGACTCGCGAAGAGTGGGCACATCGTTGACAAACATCTGGCGCTCAGTCTTGACGTCGATCTCATAGGGCGAGTAGCTGCCGAACATGAGCTCGGGGTGCATGGGAGCACCAAAGCCATACTCGTTGCCACTGGGTGGgctgttgaagttgaaggcAGTGGAAAAGTGCGAGTCAATCGAGGCCGACCTTGTGCGGTCGAGGGTGTCAGTGAAAGAGGAGGACGTGGGCAGAGATCGGGTGAGGCCTGGAGGTGAGCTGGAGACCGAGTTCTGCATGTTGTGCGACGACTTCTCAGAAAGCTTCTTGCGCTTAATGATCATCTTGATGTCGTCCTTGTGCTTGCGTCGCATATCATTGTTGCTCCACCACATGGGTCGCTTATACTCGCACTGCAAACCCAGGTGCTTGCAGGCGGTGCACATGGGCGAGCCCTCGTCGCACTTCTTGCGTCGCAGTCTGCATGTGTAGCAGCCTGTGGTTGCAATGGTCAGTCTTGAGTCTCGAGAGTGAAGCCATGAGGACGCTCATGAGCTCCCCCAACCGTGTAAGTGGGCGGCGCAACTAAACTAACCTGTTCTTGAACGGCGATGCATCTGCGTCTTTGTTCTGGGCTTGCCATTGCTGGCTTTTGAGGCcggcttggccttggaagaCTGAGATACAGCCATGTTGACTGTGTTTCCAGCTGCTCGCGGCGCGCCTTTGCGATGGTCGGGGGGCAGCGTAGACATTTGTAGCCTGCGATGCTGGTCCGGACAGTATTGGCGTGCTGGGGCCCGGGAGGAGGGGGTGTGCCAGGCCAGGGGGGCGTGGTACTGTGTCGAGTTAGCCACCACGCACGGTACCGTAGTGTGGAGACGATCACGGGCGGGATATGGAtggagaagggaagggaagggtACCCAGGGCCCCTAGACTGATTGTCGTTgagggctgggctgggctgggctggactACCCAGGCtccatggctggctggctgggccgCTGAGGGTCCAGTCACTGTGAAAAGGTTGGGCCTTGAGGAAAACAGAGACTGAACTGACCAGGGATGTGACTGTCGAGTCGGAGTTGACAATACTCCGATCCAACGAGTGCAATTAAATTAGCGTTATTGTTTCGATCAGAATCGATAAGATCTGAGCGAATTGTATAGAATCGTGTAAGTGGCAGCCAGGCCCCTTTGCATCAATATCACGATTCTCTCTTCCAATACGCTTTCGCTTCGTTTCGCTTCGTTCGCTTGTTCGTCTCGCTTCGATTATGAAGACTCTAAACCGTATGGTCGCAAGGAGTGACTGGTTCCAAGCAAGTCCAGCTTGCCCTTCACTGGATATTCGTAGGAATGATTCGGGAGAGTGGGAGGATTTGGAGGAGGGCGgttggaggagagggaaaCCTCTGTCGACACTTGGATCTTCTCGCCTTGAACACACAAAAAACACAACAcaacgaggaagaaagagggCAAAATTCCTCGGCGGCTGCTGGAGGGCTAAATCCTTATATTTTGGCCGCCTCTCTCGCGGCCCATCCAGAGCGATTCGATCATGGCTTTCCATTCATCGGCCGTGTTGCTATTTTTGCATCATGCACGACGAGGCATGCCATGGCACGAGAGACAGCGACTGCGCTTAGAGAAGCCAATGAGGATGGGCCGGCAAAGACGGTCGCTCTGCAAGAACAAGTGCCCATCGAATCTCCACTCTAGGAATAGATGAGCGCGAAGAATTGGAGACGACGGGCAGGGGTGCCTCATCCAAAGGGGAAAGTCGCGCATGGTGTGCCCATCTGGACGTCCGTGGGGATACCACGCAGCCACTCTGCTTGCATCCAGAGCTCAGCGAGAGGGGGGAGGCTGGCTAGCTGGATCCTTTTCGGATCTAGCT
Protein-coding sequences here:
- a CDS encoding Transcriptional regulatory protein pro1 translates to MSTLPPDHRKGAPRAAGNTVNMAVSQSSKAKPASKASNGKPRTKTQMHRRSRTGCYTCRLRRKKCDEGSPMCTACKHLGLQCEYKRPMWWSNNDMRRKHKDDIKMIIKRKKLSEKSSHNMQNSVSSSPPGLTRSLPTSSSFTDTLDRTRSASIDSHFSTAFNFNSPPSGNEYGFGAPMHPELMFGSYSPYEIDVKTERQMFVNDVPTLRESHISTFSTFQTPPPAGTVLPPGPLDSEWTEQIRKESLSEETLNCNFFDFSHGPSAETRQIQIELEENDQRLLDHFIQFVLPTIFPILESNQHGSVSSDLILPALQSNSAYLHCCLSVAAQHRKSHANVAGEDIDGDIMRHRYATIWALCEALKKDENHQQILEATLGLIFFQSVVGRYDDGLLDIPWHQHFQAAISLVQKLDLPGIVADPTRASMQTPFNMSLTSWIDILGATMKGRSPTFAHTYREKHLSQVNPSLGLRELMGCDDRVMYLISEIACLESLKKDGMDDFTLCQHVSALGEQISLTEMGDAGPKMPFNANGSLSPKQLSKNMTMAFRIAARIFLCSLVPGFNPNQPSPMGLVEKLTSVLQHIPSGPNGFDRNLAWVYLIGGSISVPGSTFRAFFEDRLAQLGDLAKFGSMGRVATLLHEVWLQNDNLSGASSPGSSASEMTQPHIHWRDVMEMKGWDFLLI